The following coding sequences are from one Sulfitobacter sp. HNIBRBA3233 window:
- a CDS encoding peptide chain release factor 3 codes for MLDTNRPPLPPEIARRRTFAIISHPDAGKTTLTEKFLLFGGAIQMAGQVRAKGEARRTRSDFMAMEKDRGISVSASAMSFDFTTKTNTYRFNLVDTPGHSDFSEDTYRTLTAVDAAVMVIDGAKGVESQTQKLFEVCRMRDLPILTFCNKMDRESRDVFEIIDEIQQNLAIDVTPASWPIGVGRDFLGCYDILRDRLELMDRADRNKVAESIEINGLDDPKLEKHVPADLLEKLREDLEMVRELMPPLDAELMAEGSLTPIWFGSAINSFGVKELMEGIARFGPEPQIQSAVPRQILPEEDKVAGFVFKVQANMDPKHRDRVAFVRLASGHFERGMKLTHVRSKKPMSITNPVMFLAADRELAEEAWAGDIIGIPNHGQLRIGDTLTEGEALRVSGIPSFAPELLQGVRAGDPMKAKHLEKALMQFAEEGAAKVFKPAIGSGFVVGVVGQLQFEVLASRIELEYGLPVRFEASQFTSARWVNGTRAAVDKFTEANKQHIAHDHDGDVVYLTRLQWDIDRVDRDYPDVKLTATKEMMV; via the coding sequence ATGCTTGACACAAATCGCCCTCCGCTTCCCCCTGAAATCGCCCGTCGCCGCACGTTCGCGATCATCAGCCACCCCGACGCCGGCAAGACCACGCTGACGGAGAAATTCCTGCTGTTCGGCGGGGCGATCCAGATGGCCGGACAGGTCCGCGCCAAGGGCGAGGCGCGGCGCACACGGTCCGATTTCATGGCGATGGAGAAAGACCGCGGCATTTCGGTTTCGGCCTCGGCGATGTCCTTCGACTTCACCACCAAGACCAACACCTACCGGTTCAACCTCGTCGACACGCCCGGCCACTCGGATTTCTCCGAAGATACCTACCGCACGCTGACGGCGGTGGACGCGGCGGTGATGGTGATCGACGGCGCCAAGGGTGTGGAAAGCCAGACCCAGAAGCTGTTCGAAGTCTGCCGCATGCGCGATCTGCCGATCCTGACCTTCTGTAACAAGATGGACCGCGAAAGCCGCGATGTGTTCGAGATCATCGACGAAATCCAGCAAAACCTCGCTATCGACGTGACGCCGGCCTCTTGGCCCATCGGCGTGGGCCGCGATTTTCTGGGATGCTACGATATCCTGCGCGACAGGCTGGAACTGATGGACCGCGCAGACCGCAACAAGGTCGCAGAATCGATCGAGATCAACGGACTCGATGATCCCAAGCTGGAAAAGCACGTGCCCGCCGACCTGCTGGAGAAACTGCGCGAAGACCTCGAGATGGTGCGCGAACTGATGCCCCCGCTCGATGCGGAGCTGATGGCCGAAGGATCGCTGACGCCGATCTGGTTCGGATCGGCGATCAACAGCTTCGGGGTGAAGGAATTGATGGAAGGCATCGCGCGTTTCGGGCCGGAACCCCAGATCCAGAGCGCGGTACCGCGCCAGATCCTGCCCGAAGAGGACAAGGTCGCGGGCTTCGTCTTCAAGGTGCAGGCCAACATGGACCCCAAACACCGCGACCGCGTGGCCTTTGTGCGTCTTGCCTCCGGCCATTTCGAGCGCGGCATGAAGCTGACGCATGTGCGCAGCAAGAAACCGATGTCGATCACCAATCCGGTGATGTTCCTTGCCGCTGACCGTGAACTGGCCGAAGAGGCATGGGCCGGCGACATCATCGGCATTCCCAACCACGGGCAGTTGCGCATCGGCGACACCCTGACCGAGGGCGAGGCCCTGCGCGTCTCGGGCATTCCTTCCTTCGCGCCCGAACTTTTGCAGGGCGTGCGTGCCGGTGACCCGATGAAGGCCAAGCATCTGGAAAAAGCGCTGATGCAATTCGCCGAGGAAGGCGCCGCCAAGGTCTTCAAACCGGCGATCGGGTCGGGCTTTGTCGTGGGCGTCGTCGGGCAGTTGCAGTTCGAAGTGCTGGCAAGCCGGATCGAGCTGGAATACGGCCTTCCGGTGCGGTTTGAAGCGTCGCAATTCACCTCGGCGCGCTGGGTCAACGGCACCCGTGCCGCCGTGGACAAGTTTACCGAGGCCAACAAGCAGCATATCGCCCATGACCATGACGGCGACGTTGTCTACCTGACCCGCCTGCAATGGGATATCGACCGCGTCGACCGCGATTATCCGGACGTGAAGCTGACCGCCACGAAGGAAATGATGGTCTGA
- a CDS encoding glycosyltransferase family 2 protein has translation MQTWGVVSTIKAPAASILRWAAWHLEAGAHRVTVYLDDANPAAQAALRDHPKCRVRRCDDGYWQRQHGKRPDAHQSRQTFNATHAYARADDVDWLVHLDADEFLVSDQPVASYLSDLPADVLSARTRPMELLAGSDVARDAAFKMFIPAGKQRERIVASLYPEFGAHLKGGFLSHIAGKVFCRTGLGPVKFRIHNVFLGEEMNPGHVEIDDLHLAHFHAPDWDSWRAQYDYRFSRGAYRADLGPARPRDRGGITVHELFSIIVEDSGEDGLRRFFDEVCTDSEDLRARLAAHGLLLTTRIDFDTVLAKHFPDSAKI, from the coding sequence ATGCAGACGTGGGGCGTCGTCTCCACCATCAAGGCGCCGGCGGCGTCGATCCTGCGGTGGGCCGCGTGGCATCTGGAGGCGGGGGCGCACCGTGTTACGGTCTATCTCGACGATGCCAACCCTGCGGCGCAGGCGGCACTGCGCGACCACCCCAAATGCCGCGTGCGGCGCTGCGATGACGGCTACTGGCAGCGCCAGCACGGCAAACGCCCCGACGCGCACCAGTCGCGGCAGACCTTCAACGCGACGCACGCCTACGCCCGCGCGGATGATGTCGACTGGCTGGTGCATCTGGATGCGGATGAATTTCTGGTCAGTGACCAGCCGGTGGCGTCGTACCTGTCCGACCTTCCCGCCGATGTGCTGTCGGCCCGCACGCGCCCGATGGAACTGCTCGCTGGCTCCGACGTGGCGCGCGATGCGGCCTTCAAGATGTTCATCCCCGCAGGCAAACAGCGTGAACGTATCGTGGCCAGTCTCTACCCGGAATTCGGCGCCCACCTGAAAGGCGGCTTTCTCAGCCATATTGCGGGCAAGGTGTTCTGCCGGACCGGCCTCGGGCCAGTCAAATTCCGCATCCACAATGTCTTTCTGGGCGAGGAAATGAACCCCGGCCATGTCGAGATCGACGATCTGCACCTCGCCCATTTCCACGCCCCCGACTGGGACAGCTGGCGCGCGCAGTATGACTACCGCTTCAGCCGTGGTGCCTACCGGGCCGATCTGGGGCCCGCGCGCCCGCGCGACCGCGGCGGTATCACCGTGCACGAACTCTTTTCGATCATCGTCGAGGACTCCGGAGAGGACGGTTTGCGCCGTTTCTTCGACGAGGTCTGCACCGACAGCGAAGACCTGCGCGCGCGCCTTGCGGCGCATGGGCTTCTGCTGACCACGCGCATCGATTTCGACACAGTGCTGGCGAAACATTTTCCTGACAGTGCAAAGATTTGA
- a CDS encoding DEAD/DEAH box helicase, with protein sequence MTKFSDLNLNPKVLKAILEAGYETPTPIQAGAIPPALEGRDVLGIAQTGTGKTASFTLPMITALARGRARARMPRSLVLCPTRELAAQVAENFDTYSKHVKLTKALLIGGVSFKEQDAAIDKGVDVLIATPGRLLDHFERGKLILNDVKVMVVDEADRMLDMGFIPDIERIFGLVPFTRQTLFFSATMAPEIERITNTFLSNPARIEVARQATTSENITQGVLMFKASRKDREATEKRKVLRALIDAEGDKCTNAIIFCNRKLDVDTVAKSLKKYGYDAAPIHGDLDQSQRTRTLDGFRAGDLRFLVASDVAARGLDVPAVSHVFNFDVPSHAEDYVHRIGRTGRAGRDGKAIMICVPRDEKNLEDVERLVQKEIPRLDDPLGGKKGEERPQAQPEASEEPREKPKRTRSRRKPKDEAAEVKTDGPAAETPKEAPEKTAPEENTAKPAEQSETPAPAARERDDRSSGRGRSGRGGNRGRGDNGNQGGNNRVVGLGDHTPTFIELSFDERPKD encoded by the coding sequence ATGACGAAATTCAGCGATCTAAACCTTAATCCAAAGGTACTCAAGGCGATCCTCGAAGCAGGATACGAAACGCCAACGCCGATTCAGGCAGGTGCCATTCCCCCCGCCCTCGAAGGGCGCGACGTTCTGGGCATCGCCCAGACCGGTACTGGCAAAACCGCCAGCTTCACGCTTCCCATGATAACGGCACTTGCCCGTGGACGCGCGCGGGCGCGGATGCCGCGCAGTCTGGTGCTCTGCCCGACCCGCGAACTCGCCGCACAGGTGGCCGAAAACTTCGATACCTATTCCAAACACGTCAAATTGACGAAGGCACTGCTGATCGGCGGTGTTTCGTTCAAGGAACAGGATGCCGCGATCGACAAGGGCGTCGACGTCCTGATTGCGACCCCCGGTCGTCTGCTCGACCATTTCGAGCGCGGCAAGCTGATCCTCAATGACGTCAAAGTCATGGTGGTCGACGAAGCGGACCGGATGCTGGACATGGGGTTCATCCCCGATATCGAACGGATCTTCGGTCTGGTGCCCTTCACCCGCCAGACGCTGTTCTTCTCGGCGACAATGGCGCCCGAAATCGAACGCATCACCAATACCTTCCTCAGCAATCCCGCGCGCATCGAAGTTGCACGTCAGGCCACGACCTCGGAAAACATCACCCAGGGCGTGCTGATGTTCAAAGCGTCCCGCAAGGACCGCGAGGCGACGGAAAAGCGCAAGGTGTTGCGCGCATTGATCGACGCCGAAGGCGACAAGTGCACGAACGCGATCATCTTCTGCAACCGCAAGTTGGACGTGGATACGGTGGCGAAGTCGCTGAAGAAATACGGCTACGATGCCGCGCCGATCCACGGCGATCTGGACCAGAGCCAGCGCACACGCACGCTCGACGGTTTCCGCGCGGGCGATCTGCGGTTTCTCGTGGCCTCTGATGTGGCCGCGCGCGGGCTCGACGTGCCTGCGGTCAGCCACGTCTTCAACTTCGATGTGCCCAGCCACGCCGAAGACTACGTGCACCGCATCGGCCGGACCGGCCGCGCGGGCCGTGACGGCAAGGCGATCATGATCTGTGTGCCGCGCGACGAGAAGAACCTCGAGGACGTCGAGCGTCTGGTGCAGAAGGAAATACCGCGCCTTGATGACCCGCTTGGCGGCAAAAAGGGCGAGGAGCGGCCGCAGGCGCAGCCGGAGGCCAGCGAGGAGCCCCGCGAGAAGCCAAAACGCACGCGCAGCCGTCGCAAGCCGAAGGACGAGGCGGCGGAGGTGAAAACCGACGGGCCCGCAGCCGAAACCCCCAAGGAAGCGCCAGAAAAGACTGCGCCGGAAGAAAACACCGCGAAACCCGCGGAGCAATCCGAGACGCCGGCACCGGCTGCACGGGAGCGCGATGACCGGTCCTCCGGCCGCGGACGTTCCGGGCGCGGGGGCAACCGCGGACGGGGCGACAACGGCAATCAGGGCGGAAACAACCGTGTTGTGGGCCTTGGCGATCACACGCCGACCTTCATCGAACTCAGCTTCGACGAGCGCCCCAAGGACTGA
- a CDS encoding ribonuclease J: MSSERLIYLPLGGAGEIGMNAYVYGYGAPDKERLIVVDIGVAFPDMDTTPGVDLIIADIDWLVKRKDRIEAVFVTHAHEDHVGGIAHTYDRLQAPIYARRFTANIAQRKMDEYGHPDDAIRTVGIFPHQVDAGPFKVGFQPISHSIPESSALVIDTPAGRIVHSGDFKVDLTPGVGEPFDPAAFEEIAKDGIKALVCDSTNVFSPEAGRSEAVLSPAIEELVSGASGMVIATTFASNVARVKTLAVAAERAGRSIVLMGRAMKRMVEASVEAGVLTDFPSTISPEQARDVPRENLMLLVTGSQGERRAASAQLARGKYQGIELKEGDLFLFSSKTIPGNEKGVIAIINALSEKGVDVVDDSSGKYHVSGHANRPDLETLHDILKPQVLIPMHGEHRHLREHVKIADGKGITGVLAVNGMMIDLSGNAPKVAEYVETGRTYLDGSVQVGALDGVIRDRIRMALNGHMTVTVLLDEEDEPLGDPWVDTMGLAETGVSKASLAEVVEHDLSQWLGRAGAKTLRDDDALNDGLKKVARQSAQNEIGKKPEVTVVVSRLS, from the coding sequence ATGAGCAGCGAACGTTTGATCTACCTTCCCCTCGGCGGGGCGGGTGAAATTGGTATGAACGCATATGTCTACGGATATGGCGCCCCCGACAAGGAGCGCCTGATCGTCGTGGATATCGGCGTGGCCTTTCCCGACATGGATACCACGCCCGGCGTGGACCTGATCATTGCCGATATCGATTGGCTGGTAAAGCGCAAGGACCGCATCGAAGCGGTATTCGTCACCCACGCGCACGAAGACCACGTGGGCGGCATCGCCCACACCTACGACCGTTTGCAGGCGCCGATCTACGCGCGCCGGTTCACGGCCAATATCGCGCAGCGCAAGATGGACGAATACGGCCATCCCGATGACGCGATCCGCACGGTCGGCATCTTTCCCCATCAGGTCGATGCCGGACCGTTCAAGGTGGGCTTCCAGCCGATCTCCCACTCGATCCCCGAAAGCTCGGCTTTGGTGATCGACACGCCCGCGGGCCGTATCGTTCACTCGGGCGACTTCAAGGTCGACCTGACCCCCGGCGTGGGCGAACCTTTCGATCCCGCTGCTTTCGAGGAGATCGCCAAGGACGGGATCAAGGCGCTGGTGTGTGACAGTACCAACGTCTTCTCGCCGGAGGCAGGGCGTTCCGAGGCGGTTCTGTCGCCTGCGATCGAGGAATTGGTCTCTGGTGCGTCAGGTATGGTCATTGCGACGACCTTCGCATCGAATGTTGCACGGGTGAAAACCCTTGCAGTGGCGGCTGAACGGGCAGGTCGGTCGATCGTGCTGATGGGCCGCGCGATGAAACGCATGGTCGAGGCCAGCGTCGAGGCAGGCGTGCTGACGGATTTCCCCAGCACGATCAGCCCCGAACAGGCCCGTGATGTGCCGCGCGAGAACCTGATGCTGCTGGTTACCGGCAGCCAGGGGGAACGCCGCGCGGCGTCCGCGCAGCTGGCGCGCGGCAAGTATCAGGGCATCGAGCTGAAAGAGGGCGACCTGTTCCTGTTCTCGTCCAAGACGATCCCGGGCAATGAGAAGGGTGTCATCGCGATCATAAACGCGCTGTCCGAAAAAGGCGTCGATGTGGTCGACGACAGTTCGGGCAAGTATCACGTGTCGGGCCACGCCAACCGTCCCGATCTGGAGACGCTGCACGACATCCTCAAGCCGCAAGTCCTGATCCCGATGCACGGGGAGCACCGCCACCTGCGCGAGCATGTGAAGATCGCGGACGGCAAGGGCATCACCGGCGTTCTGGCCGTGAACGGGATGATGATAGACCTGTCCGGCAACGCGCCCAAGGTTGCCGAATATGTCGAGACCGGGCGCACCTATCTGGACGGATCGGTGCAGGTCGGCGCGCTGGACGGCGTGATCCGCGACCGGATCCGCATGGCGCTGAACGGGCATATGACCGTGACCGTGCTGCTGGATGAAGAGGACGAACCTCTGGGCGACCCTTGGGTCGACACCATGGGTCTGGCCGAAACCGGTGTGAGCAAGGCGAGCCTTGCCGAAGTGGTCGAGCACGATCTGAGCCAGTGGCTGGGCCGGGCAGGGGCGAAAACCCTGCGCGACGACGACGCGCTGAACGATGGTCTGAAAAAGGTCGCGCGCCAGTCCGCACAGAACGAGATCGGCAAGAAACCCGAAGTGACGGTTGTGGTCAGCCGCCTGAGCTGA